ATCAGAAATTCTAAATTTTCTGGTACAGTGGGATTAAGTTCTTTAACTGCAACAGGCTCTTGTGTCATGTGCATATAAATTAATGACCCCATATTGTTGTTTTTTGGGGTAAGAGGAAAGACTCCTGATAACATTTGGTAAAGCATAACACCTAAGCTATAAATATCTGAACGTCCATCATAAGCCTCGCCTGTAATCCTTTCTGGTGCAAGATAAAGAGGTGTTCCTAAAATAACCATCCCATCAGTTTCAGAGGTTTCTAAACCTGTTTTTTCTCCTACTAGTTTAGCAATACCAAAATCTAGCACTTTGACTATTTCTCCACTGTCGCTTTTATGAAGAAAAATATTTTCTGGCTTAATATCTCGGTGAATTATTCCTGCACTATGAGCTTTAATTAAGACTTGGCAAATAGATAATGCTATTTCTACACAATAATTAATATTAATTACTTGATATTGATTAATTTTATCGGCTAGCGTACATCCTTTTAATAGTTCCATTACTAAATAAGCAATTCCTGTTGAAGAAACAGAAAAGTCATAAATGCTAATTGCATTTGGGTGATTAATTTGGCAACTTGAAATTCCCTCACGGCGAAAACGTTCTACATCAGCAAGACTAGCATCTTGACTAGGACAAAAAATTTTAATTGCAACAGAATTGTTTAATGATAGATGGGTAGCACGATAGACAGTGCCAAAACCACCGCTACCAATTTTTTCATCTAGTCGATATTTTCCATCTAAAACCGTACCTGGTAGCACTTCACTTAAAGCAGAAAATATTCTATTAGCCCTTTCATAAGAATTAATTAGCTCTTCATGTTTTCGTTTTAATTCTTCATTTTTAGTAGCTAGCTCAAAATTCTTTTTTTCCAATTCTTTACGAAGGCGAGACAAAACTAATTGATTCTCAATTCTAGCTAGCACTTCCTCGGCTTGAAATGGTTTTGTTACATAATCAACTGCTCCTAACTTAAAGGCTTTAACTTTATCTAATACATCATCCAACGCACTAATAAAAATTATTGGAATAGGTCTAGTGTTAATATCAGCTTTTAACTGCTGACATACTTGATAGCCATCCATTTCAGGCATATTTATATCTAGCATAATTAGTTCTGGAAGTTCTGTTCTTATTGCTCTTAAGGCACGTTTTCCGTTATTAGCCATTCTTACACGATACTGATTTTCACTTAAGAGTTTTTCAAGAAGTGCTAGATTATCTAGGTTGTCATCTACAATAAAAACATCGCCACTCATTATTTAGCCACTCCTTCTATTAATTCCAAGAGTTCATCAATTTGTAAGTTTTTAACCATTTTGCTCATTTCTTCAGCCAAATTTTTATCTTGAACTGCAATTTCCTCAATTACTTGTTGAGCCATTTTGTTATCTCCTACAATTAAAGCTCTTTCTAGTTTGCTAATAAACTCATCAGCTAACATTGACAATCTTTTGGAAGTAAAAATTTGCTCTTTAGTTTCTAAATTTTCTGTAACAAGTGTTGGCAAAGAACTTTCAAACTTAAATTTAATAGATAAATGTTTGGTAAATTTCTCAAAAATTTCTATTTCTCTAAAAGGTTTAACTATTAAATCATTAAATCCTGATGCAAGAATTTTTTCTTTACTGTGGTCAAAAACATTAGCTGTAAAAGCAATAATAATTGTAGCGTTATTTTTTTCTTCTAAATCTCTAATTTTTTTTGTAGCACCATAACCATCCATCAAAGGCATTTGCAAGTCCATCAAAATTATTTGAGGCTGCCAGCTTTGCCAAATCTTTACAGCTTCTTGCCCATTAGACGCTTGTTTAACTAAAAAACCTATTGGCGAAAGCATCATATCTAATAGCTGACAGTTTTCTAAAGCATCATCAACTACTAAAACTCGATACGCAGCTTGACCTTCTTCTAAGGCTATAACTTTACGTGTTTCTACCTGTATGATTTCTTTAGTTTCTGGCAATGTTATTTCAAAGCTAAACTCACATCCTTTGCCTAACTGACAAACTAGAAATAATTCTCCACCCATTAGATTAACAAAATCCCTACTAATTGTGAGTCCAAGCCCTGTACCTTCTTGAGATTCTGCACCTGTTCTAGTTTGCTCAAAAGCATTAAAAGCTTTTTGTGTCTCCTCCTTTGTCATACCTGGGCCAGTGTCGGTAATAACAAATTTGGCTATATTGTTTTGCCAGCTAACTTTTAGGCTAATACTTCCCTCTTTAGTAAATTTAACCCCATTACCTAGAAGATTTATCAAGACTTGTCTAAGTTTTCCTTCATCGCCTATTACGTTTTGAGGCAAATTTGAATCAAGCAAAAACTTTAGCTCTAAGTTTTTAGACTGTGCGCGAACTTTAATCATACTCTCAATATCTGAAAGCATTTGAGCCAGGTTAAAAGGCTGTTCATTAAGTGCTAGTTTGCCAGCCTCAATTTTAGCAATTGATAAAACATCATTTATTAAACCAAGTAAATGCTCCCCACTACGCATAATAGTAGT
This region of Blastocatellia bacterium genomic DNA includes:
- a CDS encoding response regulator — its product is MSASRLENQGWKAMVPYFRGVVMIEHEAMQLNKVIPPVVIEQIIVDGQKVNTGETISFDAGKEKFEFYYTALSFVAPEKVKIRYKLEGWDRDWIESNKLRQVTYTNLPYRDYVFKVIACNNDGFCNEIGASYSFHIKTPLSQTWWAYLAYVLAIAGVTSGFARYRLEALKRSNKLLEAKVLERTLEIDQKNFQLAEKFDQLKDAVEKIKYSEKQALESQSKAIDASKAKSIFLANMSHELRTPLNIILGFAQVLGRDKSFSENHRQTLTTIMRSGEHLLGLINDVLSIAKIEAGKLALNEQPFNLAQMLSDIESMIKVRAQSKNLELKFLLDSNLPQNVIGDEGKLRQVLINLLGNGVKFTKEGSISLKVSWQNNIAKFVITDTGPGMTKEETQKAFNAFEQTRTGAESQEGTGLGLTISRDFVNLMGGELFLVCQLGKGCEFSFEITLPETKEIIQVETRKVIALEEGQAAYRVLVVDDALENCQLLDMMLSPIGFLVKQASNGQEAVKIWQSWQPQIILMDLQMPLMDGYGATKKIRDLEEKNNATIIIAFTANVFDHSKEKILASGFNDLIVKPFREIEIFEKFTKHLSIKFKFESSLPTLVTENLETKEQIFTSKRLSMLADEFISKLERALIVGDNKMAQQVIEEIAVQDKNLAEEMSKMVKNLQIDELLELIEGVAK
- a CDS encoding protein kinase encodes the protein MSGDVFIVDDNLDNLALLEKLLSENQYRVRMANNGKRALRAIRTELPELIMLDINMPEMDGYQVCQQLKADINTRPIPIIFISALDDVLDKVKAFKLGAVDYVTKPFQAEEVLARIENQLVLSRLRKELEKKNFELATKNEELKRKHEELINSYERANRIFSALSEVLPGTVLDGKYRLDEKIGSGGFGTVYRATHLSLNNSVAIKIFCPSQDASLADVERFRREGISSCQINHPNAISIYDFSVSSTGIAYLVMELLKGCTLADKINQYQVININYCVEIALSICQVLIKAHSAGIIHRDIKPENIFLHKSDSGEIVKVLDFGIAKLVGEKTGLETSETDGMVILGTPLYLAPERITGEAYDGRSDIYSLGVMLYQMLSGVFPLTPKNNNMGSLIYMHMTQEPVAVKELNPTVPENLEFLIMKMLNKYPENRPTAQELEASLIDIQFQLGGTLIDITKQETQMLSDPLMTNQYKTTKTLEELDEDGFENAEYSSTQFIGAENKKISD